The genomic interval TCGCGATCAGCCCGACGAGTACGTAGTACAGCACTCCTTGATGGCCGAGGCCGAACACGCTCTCTCCCGAGCCGCCGAACAGGGTCGTGTACCACCGACCGGGCAACAGCGGTTCGAACAGGAAATCGACCCCGCCCAGCAGCCACAGGCCGGCGGTCCCGGCGGCGACCGCAACGACCCGCCGTCCGACGGGGCCAACCGGTCCCAGCGACGCCAACTGCTTGCGAGCGTGCTCACGAGCCCCGGTCACGTCGGTGACCTCCGGTGGATACAGCCTGACTGCGAGCAGGTACCACGCGATCGGCAGGCTCACCGCAACCAGTGGAACCCCGACGAGCATCCACTCGGCGAACCCGACATCGTACCCAAGACGGGCCGATAGCTGGGAGACGACGATCGCGTTCGGCGGGGACCCGATCAGCGTGCCGACCCCGCCGATGCTCGCGGCGTAGGCGGTCCCCAACAGGGCCGCGGTTTCGACGTTCGTGGGGGTATCGGCGTTTCCAGCTTGGTCCGCAGGGCCGTCTGGTTGTGCGATCTCTGCCGGCTTCCCCACGGTCGTACGAGCGACGCCGAGCGCGACTGGGACCATCATCGCTGTCGTTGCAGTATTCGAGATGAGCATCGACAGGCCTGCGGTCGCGACCATCACGGCGAGCACGAGCCGGCGCGGCGACGTGCCGATCCGCGCGACCAGCCGGTAGGCGATACGCCTGTCGACGTCGTGTTTCGACAACGCGGCCGCCAGCACGAAGCCGGCGAGTAACAGCGCCAAGACCGGGTCCGCGAACCCGACCAGTGCGCCGCCGAGCGTCGGGTAGACGCCAAACACCGTCAACAGCACCGGGATACACAGCGCTGTTACTGGGAGCGGGAGCGCCTCAGTCACCCACAGGATCGCCGCGAACACTCCCGTCGCCAGCACGTACCGCCCTGCGGGTGACAGTGACGGCGCTCCCGGTCCGAGCGCCACGGTGCCGGCCGCCGCCACCGCGACCGCGACGACCGCGGCGTCGACCCGCCGACCGGTCATCTGCTCGCTTCTCCGGCGGCGGAGAGCGTTCTGAACTCGTCGCCACCGAACGCGAATCCGTTCGCCGACATGACGCGCCACGGACGGTACTCGAGCCGCCGCTGCTGGCTATCGGACTCGCCGAGGCGCTTCTGCCGCGTCGAATGGTCGACTTCTGGACGCGTGTCGCCGCTGCGGGCGATCGAGACGTCGAACTCCGTCAGCCGGTGTACACTCTGGCGCGGATCGAAGGGGTAGCGATCGTGGCGTGGGTGGTTTCGGAGTGGCTCCGCGGCGAACTGGGGACCGACGCGACCACCCGGTCCGACGTCGCCTGATCCCGTCCCCGATCGTCGCGACCGCCGGTCGGCACAGTTCACGCCGACTCCCCGCGTGGCGATTCGAGCATCGCTGCGTTCGGATCCGATCGGCCAGTTGATAGTAGTACCGTCGTCCTCGCGTCGCGTCGGCACGCGACCGCCACGGTGACCGCGGTTAGCCGGATCACGCTTCTCTCGTTCGTCCTGACGTGGCGCCGATGCGAGGAACTGTGATGGCAACAACGTATAGCACCCTCCCAACCGAACGTCGCGTATGGCCGACAGCGACCGGGACGTCGACCCCGCACCGAGTGTTTGTCCGTTCTGCGGCGTCGGCTGCGGGATCCGATACGACCAGTCGAGCGGCGACGCGCGGGGGTGGAAGGGACCGGTCAACACGCGGGCGGAAGTGTGTCCGAAGGGGGCCGCCGCGTGGGACGTGGTCGACCACCCCGATCGCCTGACGACGCCGTTGGTGCGAGAGGGAGGGGAGCTCGTCGAGACCACGTGGGAGGAGGCGTTTGACCGCGTCGAACGGGAGTTCACGGAGATCGTCTCGGCGGATGGGCCGGACGCGCTGTCGTTGTTTGCCTCGTCGAACTGCACGAACGAGGAGAACTACGTGTTCCAGAAGATCGCTCGACTGCTCGGGACCAACAACGTCGACAACTGCGCGCGGCTGTGCCACTCCTCGACGGTCGCGGCGATGCACGAGCGGCTCGGTGCGGGGGCGATGACGAACTCGCTGGACGACCTGGGCGAGGCAGACGCGTTCCTCGTCGTCGGAGCGAACCCGGTAGAGAACCACCCCGTCATCTTCCGCTCGTATCTCCTCCCCGCGCTCCGCGAGGGAACGACACTGATCGTCGTTGACCCGCGCGAAACGCCGACCGCTCGGGCGGCTGACCGCCACCTGGCAGTTCGGCCAGGGTACGATATCCCGCTGTTAAACGCGATGGCGGCGACGATCGTCTCTGAGGGCCGAGACGACGGCGAGTTCTGCGACGAGCGCGTCGCCGGCGTCGACGCGTTCGAGGCGTTCGCCGGCGGCGTCGACGTCGAGGAGTCCGCCGCACTGGCCGGCGTCGGCTCTCAGGACCTCCGGGACGCAGCCCGCGCGTACGCCGAGGCGGATCGCGCAGCGATCGTCACGGGGATGGGTCTGAGCCAGCATCGATGCGGCACGGCGAACGTCCACGCGCTACTCAACCTCGCGCTACTCACCGGCAACGTCGGCCGCCGCGGCTCCGGTGTCAACCCGCTTCGAGGCCAGAACAACGTCCAAGGCGCCAGCGACGTGGGCGCGCTCCCTGACATGCTCCCGGGGTCTCGACCGGTTACCGACGGCCCGGCCCGTGCGGAACTCGCGGGCGAGTGGGGGATCGACGCGGCCGAACTCCCCGAAGCCCCCGGGCTCACCGAGGTCGAGGCGACCCACGCGTTCGGCGAGTCCGTCCGTGGCGCGTTCGTCCTCGGGGAGAACCCCGCTGTCACCGAGCCGAACGCCAACCGCGTCGCCGACGCGCTCGACGAACTTGACTGCCTCGTCGTTCAAGACCTCTTCGTGACCGAGACCGCCGAACACGCCGACGTGGTGCTCCCCGGGAGCGCGTGGGCCGAGCGCGGCGGGACCGTCACGAACACCGACCGACAGGTGCTCCGGATGCGACCGAACGTCGCCCCGCCTGGCGACGCCCGCAGGGATCTCGACGTGCTGTGTGAGATCGGGAGCAGACTCACCGGCTCCCCCGACGCGTTCGCCTACGACGACCCGGCGGCGGTATTCGAGGAACTGACGCGTGTCACCCCGCCGTACGCGGGAATGTCGTACGACGGGATCGGAACCGGGAGCCAGCGATGGCCGTTTCCCGAGGGCGCCGAGGGCGGGACAGCCGTCCTCCACGAGTCGACGTACGCGAACGGTGAGCGTCGCGCGCAGCTTCGGGTCGTCGAGCACGTGGACCCGGTCGACGCAGTCGGCGACGACGACCTCGTGTTGACGACCGGCCGCGTCGTCGAACACTTCAACAGCGGTGCGCTCACGCGTCGCTCCGATCGGTTAACCCGAATGGCCGGTCCGCAACGGCTGCAGATCCACCCCGACGACGCCGAAGCCCGCGGGATCGCCGAGGGCGATCGCGTGATCGTCGAAAGCGAACGAGGTTCGGTCCGCGTAGGTGTCGAAGTGACTCCAGCGGTCGGTCGCGGTCGCGTCTTCGCGACGTTCCACACTGCCGAGCCGCTGGTGAATACTCTCACCGGCGACGCGCTCGACCCCGTCGCAAAGATCCCGGAGTACAAGCACTCGGCGGTCCGGGTCCGAGTCGATTCGGATTTCGAGAGTCAGTGAGAGATCGGTCGTCAGTCCGGCTGCTGCGACGGGTCGCCCGTCCGATCACGTCGATCCGGCCGCGGCGGAATCACCGGCCGATTGATGACCGAGCCCGTCGAACTGGCGATCGGCGTTCCAGATGGATGTGACTGACCGGGTGTACACGGCGGGAATGACTGACGAGGAGGTAGACGAGCGTCTCGGGGACTGTGAAACCGGCGTGCTGTCGCTCGCACGGGACGGCGAGGCGTACGCCGTTCCGGTGGCGTTCCACTACGACGGGGAGTCGCTGCGATTTCGACTCGGCGACGACGGCGACAGCACGAAACTGGCGTTCGCGGACGCGACAGCGACGGCGAACTTCCTTGCGTACGGTTACGAGACGGCCGACGACTCCTGGAGCGTCATCGCGAGGGGGCCGCTGCGGCGAGTCCCCGAAGACGCCTGGGAGACGACGGCTGCTGCAGACCTCGACGAGTGGTACGTCCCGCTGAGAGTGTTCGACGAGGCGATCGAGGAGACAGAACTGGTCGGCTACGAACTGGAGATCGAAGCGATCACGGGGCGGCGAACGGTTCGGTAGTAACCGCAGCCAACGGATCGGTGACGCTCAGGCGCGAAACGACCGGTGAACACCTCGGTGCGACGGAACAGCCGGCCGGCCTCAGTCTCGATACAGCGAGTACGTGATGAAGCCGAACCCCAGCATCGTGAGGGCGCTCTGAACCAACACCCCGTAGAGGATGACCGGCTCGGGCCCGCTGAGGGGGAGCAGGTCCCCCACGAGGTCGATTCCGCCCCCCAGCATGCTCCCGACAGTGACGATCGCAAACCCCAGCGCGAGCGAGCGGAGTTCGGCCGCGTTCGTCCGGCGGTAGGCGGTCCACGAGAGATACGTGATCGTCGCGCCGAAGACGAACGTCAGGGTCTTGGTCGCCGCAATTGCGATGGTGAGGTGGCTCATTGCTCGGCCCCCTTGCGAACCTCGCCCCACATGCTCGCGAGGCGATCGGCGGCGTCCTCGGCGGGCCGTTCGATCTCGACGTCGAGCGACCGGTCCTCGGCGAGCGCGACGATCACCTCGTTGAAGTCCGTTCGGTAGCGAGTCGCGTGGTGGCCGTCCTGTCTGACCTCCACGCTCTCGGCTAGCAACTGTGCCTCAGAGAGCAGGTCCAGCTTTCGGTATGTCGTCGACATTGGGATCTCACACTCCTCGGACACCTCCCCTGCGGTCAAGGGCTCCTCCAGGTGCTCGATGATGGTCCGACAGTCCTCGTCGTCGAGTGCGTCGAGAACTGGCTGGAGGCTCGGCCCGGGATCGGCCCCCGGCCGGGAGTCGCGCACCATACGGGCAGGTTGCGCGGTCGATGGTATATGTCCCGCGGTTCAGTCCGGTGATCCCGGCGACTGAGAACCAGTGTGGTCCCTAACCTACTCCCGCACTTCCGTCGAAGTGCATGACGAATATCGGCGCTCCCGGATCCGAGATGAGTCGACGCGAGTTCCTGGCGGCCACCGGTGCGACCGGCGCGACGGCAGCGCTCGCAGGGTGTAACGCGCCGACAGCGGCGAGCGGCCGGACTGCGGTCGGGACCGATGCGGCGGCTCCCCAGACCGACTCGTCGCTGCCGACCACTTCGCCTCCGGAGATCGTCAACGTGGACGAGCAGGGCGGATCGGTGACGATGAAGACGCTCCCGGCGCGCCACGAGGTCCACCCGGGCGAGGCGATGGGCGGCCCCATCGAGTTCCCGCAGGTGTGGGCGTTCCAAGCCGACGACCGAGACCCCTCGGTTCCGGGGCCGATCCTCCGAACGACGGAAGGCGAGGACATGACCGTGGTCCTCGACAACACCGACGGGAAACGTCCGCACACGCTCCACTTCCACGGCACCCAGAAGACGTGGGAGAACGACGGCGTCCCCACGACGACCGGGATCACCGTCGATCCCGGGGAGAAACACGAGTACGAGATCCCCGCGAACGTACCTGGGACGCACGTCTACCACTGCCACTACCAGACTCACCGGCACATCGACATGGGGATGTACGGTATCTTCCGGGTCGACCCGGAGGGGTACGAGCCCGCCGACCGGGAGTACTTCATGACGGTGAAAGACTGGGATTCGGACCTCAACCGGATGATGGCCGGCGAGGACGTGAGCTACTCGCCGCGGACGCGCTCGCCCGACGTGTTCACCGTCAACGGGAAGTCGGCGCCTCGGACGCTCCACCCAGAGGACGGCTCGCCGATGATCGTCTCGCAGGGCGATACTGTCCGCGTCCACTACGTCAACGGCGGGTACATGAACCACCCGCTGCACATCCACAACCACCGGTTCCAACTCGTCGAGAAGGACGGCGGCACCATCCCCGAGGCCGCCCGCCACGAGATGGACATCACCGACATCGCGCCCGCCGAGCGCCACACCATCGAGTTCACCGCCGACGCAGACCCGGGGATCTACCTCATGCACTGCCACAAGGTGAACCACGTCATGAACGGCACCAGCTACCCCGGCGGGATGCTCACGGGGATCGTCTACGAGGAGGTGATGGACACCGACATCTTCGCGTCGCTGATGGAGTACGCCGGCTACGAGGGCTAACGCCTCGTCGCTGTCCCACGGTAGGCGTATCCTCGGTCGGTCGACGGTTCACGCTCGGTTTTCGCCCTCCGTTCGGGTCCCGAATCCGCGTCCCGGCTCCGTTCTCCGATACTGCGCCGTAGCGTCGGTCGAGTAATTAAGTACCCCGGCGGAGGTATACCTGTATGTCAGTTCGTCGGCCCGTCCTCGCGGGCACGCACAGATTCCGACCCCACCGGGGTGGCGAATGGTAGATTTCGTCTTCGCCGCCGGTCGCCTCCTGATCGCGCTGGTGCTCGTGGTGTTGAACGGCTTCTTCGTCGCCGCGGAGTTCGCCCTCGTCCGCGTCCGATCCACCTCCGTCGACCAGCTCGTCGAGGAGGGACGCCCCGGCTCGGACACGCTTCAGGAGGCGATGGGGTCGCTCGACGACTACCTCGCGGTGACGCAGCTCGGGATCACCCTCGCCTCGCTCGGGCTCGGATGGGCCGGCGAGCCCGCGGTGGCGTCGCTCGTCGAGCCGGTGCTCGGGCCGTTGCTTCCGCCCGATATCCTCCACATCGTGACGTTCGGGCTCGCGTTCGGCTTCATCACCTTCCTGCACGTGGTCTTCGGCGAGCTCGCGCCGAAGACGATCGCGATCGCCCGCGCAGAGCGGATCGCCCTGCTGGTTGCGCCGCCGCTGAAGCTGTTCTACTACGTGTTCTACCCGGGGCTCGTCTTGTTCAACGGGACGGCCAACGCCTTCACCAGCCTGATCGGCATCCCGCCGGCATCCGAGACCGACGAGACGCTGGAGGAACGCGAGATCCTGATGGTGCTGTCCCGGGCGGGCGACGAGGGCAACGTCGACGCTCGCGAGGTCGAGATGATAGAACGGGTGTTCGACCTCGACGACACCGTCGTCAGGGAGGTGATGGTGCCGCGTCCCGACGTGGTCGCCGTCCCCGCCGACGCGACGCTGTCGGCGATCAGATCGACGGCGCTGTCGGCCGAACACACCCGCTATCCCGTCGTCGACGCCGACGACGCCGACCAGATCGTGGGGTTCGTCGACCTCAAGGACGTGCTACGCGCCGGAGAGTCGGCGGAGGCGGCCGACACGACCGCCGCCGACATCGCACGCGACGTGCTCGTCGTCCCGGAGACGATGCCGATCGACGACCTCCTGATGCAGTTCCGTGACGAGCATCAGCAGATGGCGGCGGTCGTCGACGAGTGGGGGAGTCTCGAGGGGATCGCGACCGTCGAGGACGTCGTCGAGGCGGTCGTCGGCGACATCCGCGACGAGTTCGACGCCGACGATCGCGAGGCGTCGATCCGGCGCCGCGCCGACGGCGGCTACGAGGTCGACGGCGGCGTCCCCTTGTGGACGCTCAACGACGCACTCGGTACGTCGTTTCAGAGCGACGATTTCGAGACGATCGCGGGACTGGTGCTCGGTCGACTCGACAGGGTACCCGAAGTGGGGGACTCGCTTGCCGTGGACGGCCACGTGATCGAGGTCACTGCGATGGACGACAGCCGGATCGACGCGCTCTCGATCCGTCCGTCCTCCACCGCTGCCGAGGACGATGCGTAACTGAGAGCGTCAGCGCCGACCAGCACAAACGCCACGCTCCGTGGGGTAGGTCGCCCGTTCGGTGAAACCAAGATTCTTTATCCGGGTGACAGTGGTACGGATAATGGCTGCTCCGCACGACGATCCGCCGCCCGACGACGACTCCAATCGCGATCACGCGGAAAACGGCGTTCCACAGTCCGGGTCGGTCATTCCGGATCGCTTCTCCTCGGATGAGGTGTTCCAGCGGATCGTCGCCGACGCGGACCACGAGATCACCTCCGGAACACGTGAGTTGTTCTTCGCCGCGCTGGCCGGCGGGTTCGCGATCACGATCACGCTGTTGGTGTACGCCTCGATGTACCCACAGACGGACAGCAGTGTCGTCGCGGCGATGCTGTACCCGATCGGCTTCATTTACATCATCATCGGCGGGTACCAGTTGTACACCGAGAACACTCTCCCACCGGTCGCGTTGACGCTGGAGCGACTGGCGTCGGTGCCGTCGCTGTTGCGCCACTGGACGATCGTCGCGCTCGGGAACTTCACCGGCGGCGCGATCGGCGCGATCGTGTTGGCGTACGGCGGCGTATTCTCGCCGGAGGCAGCGGCCGTCGCCGCGGACCTGGCGGCGACGGGCGTCTACGAGACCACGCGGTGGGAGTTGTTCTTCAAGGGGGCGTTCGCCGGACTGATCGTCGCGGGCGTCGTCTGGATGAACTTCGCCGCACAGGACACGATCTCCCGGCTCGTCGTCGTCTATCTCGCGTTTCTGACTATCCCGCTCGGGAACCTCTATCACAGCGTCGTCTCGTTCACCGAGGCGGTGTACCTCATGCTCGTCGGCGACTTGGGGTTCCTGTTGGCGATGACCGACTTCGTGATCCCGGTGTTGGTTGGCAACACCGTCGGCGGGGTGTTACTGGTCACGATCGTCAACTACTACCAGACCACCGAACAGCGCCTGGAGACGGCCCGATTCGAGAACGTCCGCCGGTTGTCGATCCGCGAGTCTCTGCTGGGGAGTCTCGCCGGTCGATCATACGTTCCCATGTTCGACACGGTCGAGGAGTTCGTCCGCGATCCGGACTCCTTTCGGATCCTCGTCCCGATCACGAATCCCCGGACCGAGTCCCGGCTCGTCCAAATGGCGTGCGCGCTCGCGTCGACCCGCGAGAAGGGCGTCGTCCACGTGGTTCACGTGGTGCAGATCCCCTCCGGACCCAGCCACGGCGGCCGCCGGACTGACCACGACCGGATCTCCGCTGAGTCGAACAAACTCCTCGAAGGCGTGCGCGACATGAACGACCGCTACGAGGCCGAGGTGGAGACGTCGACGCTCGTCACGCACCGCTCGTTCGAGGACGTGTTCGATCGCGCGAACCGCACCCGCCCCGACCTGGTGATGATGGGCTGGGCCGACGACGGCGTGTGGGCTTCGGCCCGCGCTGAGCGCCCCATCGATGAACTGACCAACCGGCTGCCGTGCGATTTCCTCGTGGTCAAGGACCGCGGGCTCGACTGCTCTCGCGTCCTCCTCCCGACGGCGGGCGGTCCCAATTCCGTGTTGAGCGCCGACGTGGCTCGCGGACTCCGCGAGGCGCTCGACGCAGAGGTCTCACTGCTCCACGTCGCCGACGGGCCCGCGGACCGCGAGCGCGGCGAGACGTTCCTCGCGGAGTGGGCCGCCGAAAACGGCCTCGAGGAGGCAGACCGCATCGTCGACGAGTCCGGCGACGTGGAGGACTCGATCGAGCGGGCGGCCGCGGACAACACCCTCGTCCTCATCGGCGCCACCGAGCAGGGGCTGCTCTCGCGGCTGGTCAGCGACTCGCTCCATATGAACATCGCCGACGACGTTGACGCTTCGCTGCTGTTGGCCGAGCGACCCACCGACCGAACGCTGTTGAAGCGCCTCATCGGAGCCGGCCGTCGGGAAAAGTAGTCGGCACGGGTCTGGCGCCGGCGCCGACTCAGGCGTCGCCCACGCGGTCCGGTACCGCCCCGTCGTAGCCGTTCGGGACGTACGGGCACAGCGGGTCGGACGCGAGCGCGTCGCCGGTTGACGCATACGCCCGAGAGCGCGAGCCGCCGCAGACGGCGCGGAACTCGCAGGCGCCGCACTTCCCCTTGAGTGAGTCGCGGTCGCGGAGTCGTTTGAACAGGTCGCCCTCGCGGTAGACCTCCACGAGGTCGTCCTCGCGGACGTTCCCCGCTGGCTTCGGGAGAAACCCCGACGGCGTCACGTCTCCAACGTGGTTGACGAACGCGAACCCGTCGCCGGCGCGGACGTTCGGCCGCGCCGCGAGCGCCCCGACCCCCGGAGTCAAATCAGCGGGGTCAACGCCGTCCCGTTCGAGCCCGACACGGGTGTGCTGGGGCGCTTCGGTCGTTTTGATCGCGAACGCGGCCTCGTCGTCGACGCGGTGGAGCCAGTTCATGACCTCGTCCGCCCGCTCAGGCGAGACGGGGTCGAGCCTCGCTCCCCGGCCGATCCGCACGAGGAAGAACACGCTCCAGCGCACCGCGTCGAGATCGCCGACCAGCTCGCGGACTGCGGGGAGTTCGTCGACGGTCCGTTCACAGACGGTCGTGTTGATCTGCAGACCGAGGTCGGACTCGCGGATCCACCGCGCCGCCCGCAGCGTTTCCTCGAAGACGCCCGGCTCGCCGCGGTAGCCGTCGTGAACCGCGGGGCACCCTGCGTCGATGCTGAGCGCGACTCGCCGGAGACCGGCGTCGGCGAGGCGCTCAATGCGCTCGCGCGTCAGCGACGCGGTCCCGCTGGGCGTGAGCGCCATCCTGAGACCGATGTCGTCGCCGTGGGCGATCAGCTCCGGGAGATCGTCTCGCTTGAGCGGGTCTCCCCCCGAGAGGACGACCACCTGCCCGTCGCCGAAGCCGCGGGCCGACTCCAGCAGGTCCTTTCCTTCGGCGGTCGTGAGTTCGTCCGGGTGTCGCCCGGGCGTCGCTTCCGCCCGGCAGTGGTCACACGCGAGTTCGCACGCGCGGGAGACCTCCCAGACGAGGACGATCGGCCGCTGGCTCGTGTCGAACATCTGTCTCGGTGCTGGTGGGGAGTACTCCTCCGATCACTCGACGACGACGACGCCTTTCATACCGAGCGCCTCGTGCGGGACGCAGGCGTACTTGACCGTCCCCGCCGACTCGAAGGTGTGGCTGAACGTGTGGCCCTCCTCGGCGACCAGTTCTGACTCGAAGGACCCGTCCTCGGCGACGACGTTGTGGCTGGACCCCTGGCCCGTCCATTCCCAGGTGACGGTCGTTCCGCTGGACACCCTGACTGCGGCGGGGCCGAAGCCGTAGTAGCCGCCGTTGGCTTCCGTCCCGACTTCGACGGTCACCTCGTCGGCACCCGTCTCGTCGACGACGCCGTCGTAGTTGTCGACGTCGTCGAGCCAGCCGCCGAACGACTCACCGCCGTCAGACCCGCCGGACGGGGTGTCTGTCGCCGTTTGCGTCGCTGTTTGCGTCGCCGTCTCGGTCGGTGTCTCTTCATCGCCGCCACCTCCGTTCTCGCTTCCGCCAGCGCAGCCGGCGAGGCCGGCGGCGCCGCCGACAGCAACGAGGGCACTCGCGCGCAGTACGGACCGACGGGTCGACTCGTGGTCGGACATCACTGAGCCGTACGACCGAGGGAGATAAGCCGCCCCCTTCGGTTCCCAGTCTGTGAGATCCGACGCGACCGTGTTGGGGCCGTCGACTCACGCGAGGCCGCGCCGGACCTGCCCGAGCAGTTCTTCGACGCCGATGTCGTCCCGTCTCGTCTCCGGGGCGCCCTCATCGCCAGAATCAGTCCTCCACGGTCGCTTCCGCCCGGAAACTGCGGACGCAGTGGTGTCCGGTGACGCGTCGCTCTCCACGACGGCAGCGACGTCCGGACGGCGGTGGGGGCTGTTTCGCGCCAGTGCACGCCACCGGCGAATGACTGTCTCTCGAAACGACTCCATAACTTTCTCCCGGGGTGCAAAGTTGTCGGCATGACCCCACCAGCTCACTCGAGCGACGACACGGACAGCATCACGCGGATCGAAATCTCGCTCCGTCGGGCGCTCGCGACGACGGACTCGAGCGAGTCGCGGTACCACATTCGGACGGCGCTCCAGCAGCTACAGGTGGTCCGCGAGACCGGCGGGATCGAGTCCTCGGAGTACGGCGACGCCCGCGATATGAACCACCAGTAGTCGTGCGTTGAACGTCACACTCGACTTTCGAGGTCCACTACCGTGCCGCGGTCGACGACCATGAACGCCTCCTCGTGGAGCATGTCCTCCTCGGTCGGCAACACGAGTACCTCCGAGCCGTCACTGGTGGTCGTCGGGATAAAATCGAGCTCGATGAGATCGTACTCCAGGTCCTCGGACGGATCGGGATTCGGAGAGACCGTTCGCCACTCCTGCTCTGTCGAGGCCACGATCAGCTCGCCTCCGATGAAGGCCCGCAAAACCCCGGATAAGGTGTGCTTACCACACGATCTCCGTTGGTACCGACTGTTCGGTTTCCGACGCATCTCTTGTGTGTACCCCCAGCCCGTTCGATAATACGAACCTTCTGACCGGTATGTCGGCCGTACTGACAGGCCGACGTGGTTGACTTGAGTCGCATGACTCGTTAGCAGACAACTACTGTAAAGAAGGCTCCTACAGGGGCGAGTCGAATACCGTGAAGATAGCCACCAATTACGTTCAGTATCCTTTCTTCTGTCTTGGACTATCGCCAACTCACGGCCCCGTACCTATCGGTTCCCCCCGCCTGAGCCGCACGCGCGATAAGATAAACATACTGAGTGTATGACGATCGTACTGGCTCTCCCCGCCCGAGAATCCCTTCGAGCGAGATCCTCCTGTTCGGTCAGTTCTGGCCTCAGACCCGTGCGTGTTGACTCGGTCTGGCTGTCGTCCTCTCACGGGTCTCCCGCTCCCGCCGATGACCGGTCGATTGGGGTCGGCCGACCGGGTGGACCCATATCTCCCCGCAGTCACCTGGTTTCTGTGGCGACTCCGAGCACTGAATCGCCTTTAGCGGGTCTGTTACGATAGCTACTGACGGTGAGCGCTTACGCATGGCACTAGTTACAAAACACGCCATCGTCGCTGTTGCCGTGCTGACAGTGGTGGGCGGGGTCGGAATGGCGACCATGGGGACGATCGGGGGGTCGATGGACGCAGCCCCTACGGACGCACTCGTCGGGGAGGAGGAGCCGCTCTCCGTCGCGACCGCTGACGAGACGACAGGGGTCGGCGCCTCGACGACCGCGGTCGTTGAGGCGACCCTCCGAAACGACGCGGACCGCGAGCGCGTCCGGACGGTCTCCTTGGAACTGCGCGGAGAGGGCGACGACGCCGTGAGGGCCACGCGCGAGCGTGAGGTCACGGTGCCGGCCGACGGGTCGGCGGACATCAGCTTCGAGATCCCGGCCGACGAGGTCGGTCCGGGAACCTGGGACTACACGGTCGTGGTCGACACCCAGTCGGCGGATGGGCCGTCGACAGCGGCCGAGGGGACCGTCACGTTCGATCCGGCGACGTACGCGCTCGACGGACGGGCCGTCGGTTCGGCGGACGGTGCCGTCGCAGACAACGCCGAGCGGGACCGTCCCAGCGTGCTCCCCGGCGACGAGGTCGACGTGATCGCGACCGTCGAGAACGGGGGCGACTTCGACGGTGAGCCCGCCGTCAGGTTGCTGTTCGACCGCAACCGCGACGGAGAGTTCTCCTCCGAAGAGGCGGTAACGACCAAGTATCCGGCCGTTTCGGCCGGAACCGAGGCGGAGCTCCGGTTCAACGTCTCGACGGTCGGTCTCGAACCCGGCACCTACCGCTACCGGATCGTCGCCGAGGGCGAATCGATCGAGGGGAGTTTCGACGTGCTCGCACCGGCGCGATTCACTGTCGAGAACACG from Halobaculum halobium carries:
- the fdhF gene encoding formate dehydrogenase subunit alpha — encoded protein: MADSDRDVDPAPSVCPFCGVGCGIRYDQSSGDARGWKGPVNTRAEVCPKGAAAWDVVDHPDRLTTPLVREGGELVETTWEEAFDRVEREFTEIVSADGPDALSLFASSNCTNEENYVFQKIARLLGTNNVDNCARLCHSSTVAAMHERLGAGAMTNSLDDLGEADAFLVVGANPVENHPVIFRSYLLPALREGTTLIVVDPRETPTARAADRHLAVRPGYDIPLLNAMAATIVSEGRDDGEFCDERVAGVDAFEAFAGGVDVEESAALAGVGSQDLRDAARAYAEADRAAIVTGMGLSQHRCGTANVHALLNLALLTGNVGRRGSGVNPLRGQNNVQGASDVGALPDMLPGSRPVTDGPARAELAGEWGIDAAELPEAPGLTEVEATHAFGESVRGAFVLGENPAVTEPNANRVADALDELDCLVVQDLFVTETAEHADVVLPGSAWAERGGTVTNTDRQVLRMRPNVAPPGDARRDLDVLCEIGSRLTGSPDAFAYDDPAAVFEELTRVTPPYAGMSYDGIGTGSQRWPFPEGAEGGTAVLHESTYANGERRAQLRVVEHVDPVDAVGDDDLVLTTGRVVEHFNSGALTRRSDRLTRMAGPQRLQIHPDDAEARGIAEGDRVIVESERGSVRVGVEVTPAVGRGRVFATFHTAEPLVNTLTGDALDPVAKIPEYKHSAVRVRVDSDFESQ
- a CDS encoding DUF7521 family protein; the protein is MSHLTIAIAATKTLTFVFGATITYLSWTAYRRTNAAELRSLALGFAIVTVGSMLGGGIDLVGDLLPLSGPEPVILYGVLVQSALTMLGFGFITYSLYRD
- a CDS encoding SLC13 family permease; the encoded protein is MTGRRVDAAVVAVAVAAAGTVALGPGAPSLSPAGRYVLATGVFAAILWVTEALPLPVTALCIPVLLTVFGVYPTLGGALVGFADPVLALLLAGFVLAAALSKHDVDRRIAYRLVARIGTSPRRLVLAVMVATAGLSMLISNTATTAMMVPVALGVARTTVGKPAEIAQPDGPADQAGNADTPTNVETAALLGTAYAASIGGVGTLIGSPPNAIVVSQLSARLGYDVGFAEWMLVGVPLVAVSLPIAWYLLAVRLYPPEVTDVTGAREHARKQLASLGPVGPVGRRVVAVAAGTAGLWLLGGVDFLFEPLLPGRWYTTLFGGSGESVFGLGHQGVLYYVLVGLIAIPVLFVVDAVEWDDVQSIDWGTLVLLGGGLSLADALARTDAVAWLADTALGPLVGVPIVVLVFTIVVATILVGELASNTAMAAVLAPLLIDVGPRYADALGTSGELASVLLVVTGGVAASFGFALPVATPPNAIVFGTGRVDRSRMLRAGSVLDVVLAVVVTGVLLALFVLVWPHVQ
- a CDS encoding multicopper oxidase domain-containing protein, producing the protein MTNIGAPGSEMSRREFLAATGATGATAALAGCNAPTAASGRTAVGTDAAAPQTDSSLPTTSPPEIVNVDEQGGSVTMKTLPARHEVHPGEAMGGPIEFPQVWAFQADDRDPSVPGPILRTTEGEDMTVVLDNTDGKRPHTLHFHGTQKTWENDGVPTTTGITVDPGEKHEYEIPANVPGTHVYHCHYQTHRHIDMGMYGIFRVDPEGYEPADREYFMTVKDWDSDLNRMMAGEDVSYSPRTRSPDVFTVNGKSAPRTLHPEDGSPMIVSQGDTVRVHYVNGGYMNHPLHIHNHRFQLVEKDGGTIPEAARHEMDITDIAPAERHTIEFTADADPGIYLMHCHKVNHVMNGTSYPGGMLTGIVYEEVMDTDIFASLMEYAGYEG
- a CDS encoding winged helix-turn-helix domain-containing protein — its product is MVRDSRPGADPGPSLQPVLDALDDEDCRTIIEHLEEPLTAGEVSEECEIPMSTTYRKLDLLSEAQLLAESVEVRQDGHHATRYRTDFNEVIVALAEDRSLDVEIERPAEDAADRLASMWGEVRKGAEQ
- a CDS encoding pyridoxamine 5'-phosphate oxidase family protein — its product is MTDEEVDERLGDCETGVLSLARDGEAYAVPVAFHYDGESLRFRLGDDGDSTKLAFADATATANFLAYGYETADDSWSVIARGPLRRVPEDAWETTAAADLDEWYVPLRVFDEAIEETELVGYELEIEAITGRRTVR